A genome region from Triticum aestivum cultivar Chinese Spring chromosome 2B, IWGSC CS RefSeq v2.1, whole genome shotgun sequence includes the following:
- the LOC123039882 gene encoding leucine-rich repeat protein 1-like: MATHFAVALLTSLLALATLASCNVEGDILYAQRQAWEDPSNVLQSWDPTLPDPCTWFHVFCSSDGSVVRVDLGKAGISGPLIPELGGLKHLQYLELYANNITGSIPATLGNLTSLITLHLYDNLLTGAIPASLGAIRTLRYLYDFWSHYKRLNGNMLTGTVPPEILSLVLVGNLAEINVAKNNLEGTVRSSRRRRVAFIIQDTLKTAS; the protein is encoded by the exons ATGGCGACTCACTTTGCAGTAGCTCTCCTCACAAGCCTCCTTGCTCTTGCAACTCTTGCAAGCTGCAACGTAGAAG GCGATATCCTCTACGCGCAAAGGCAGGCGTGGGAGGACCCTAGCAACGTGCTGCAGAGCTGGGATCCAACCCTTCCCGATCCCTGCACCTGGTTTCATGTCTTCTGCTCGAGCGACGGCTCCGTTGTCCGTGT GGATTTGGGCAAGGCAGGCATCTCAGGCCCCCTGATTCCTGAGCTGGGAGGTCTTAAGCACCTTCAGTATCT TGAGCTGTACGCAAATAACATCACCGGATCGATACCAGCGACCTTGGGCAACCTGACAAGCCTGATCACTCTTCATCTCTATGACAACCTTCTCACTGGAGCCATACCGGCCTCACTAGGGGCCATCCGGACGCTGCGTTATCTGTATGACTTCTGGTCACATTACAA GCGGCTGAACGGGAATATGCTGACCGGCACGGTGCCGCCGGAgattctctctcttgttcttgtgGGGAACTTGGCTGAAAT AAATGTTGCCAAAAACAATCTGGAAGGCACTGTCAGATCATCTCGACGGCGGAGAG TGGCCTTCATCATCCAGGATACACTTAAGACTGCAAGCTAA